One part of the Tenacibaculum sp. 190130A14a genome encodes these proteins:
- a CDS encoding RagB/SusD family nutrient uptake outer membrane protein: MKKYIKNIKTAACATLFLAMAFTSCTKDLNVNPQDDDNILASQLFTNENSYKQALAGVYGNLALTGTDGAGSSIVQGLDAGTSQYGRVLLYLQTLSTDQMVWSYENDPGVREIQRNIWTAQNPLLAGMFGRAHVSIALANNFLRETTNSKLDERNVSAELRAKITNYRAEARFLRALSYYHMMDLFGQANFITEDTPLNSQPEAADRARLFSYIESELKAIEADLLDPQTNEYGRVDKGALWMLLAKIYLNAEVYINEDKYADCLMYCDKIIGEGYSLATDYLHNFMADNDMNSARNEIIFPVISDGVVTQNFGPTTVMVNGEVGSMEKNGASLGVGDGGWGGALRIREQFARLFEDSSFTNDTRNTIISADRDIEIGDISDRDSGYIITKYSNKTSTGQNGQDQTFVDTDFPLFRLADVYLMYAEAHLRGGGGTIDNAVNYVNLLRTRANNPQTLTSGDLTLDFILDERARELHWEAKRRQDLIRFGKYTDGNFNWAWKGNVSGGIPISKNLKVFPIPSNSLAANPNLKQNTGY, encoded by the coding sequence ATGAAAAAATATATAAAAAACATTAAAACAGCAGCTTGTGCAACTTTGTTTTTAGCCATGGCTTTTACATCGTGTACGAAAGATCTTAATGTAAATCCGCAAGATGATGACAATATCTTAGCTAGTCAATTATTTACAAACGAAAACTCTTATAAACAAGCACTAGCAGGAGTATATGGTAACTTAGCGCTAACAGGAACTGATGGTGCTGGTTCATCAATTGTTCAAGGATTAGATGCAGGAACAAGTCAATATGGACGTGTCTTACTTTACTTACAAACATTATCTACAGATCAAATGGTATGGTCGTATGAAAATGACCCTGGAGTAAGAGAAATTCAACGTAACATTTGGACCGCTCAAAATCCTTTATTGGCAGGTATGTTTGGTAGAGCACACGTTTCTATTGCTTTGGCAAATAATTTCTTAAGAGAAACAACAAATTCTAAATTAGATGAACGTAATGTTTCTGCAGAGTTAAGAGCTAAAATTACCAACTACAGAGCTGAAGCTCGTTTTTTAAGAGCCTTATCATATTATCATATGATGGACCTATTTGGGCAAGCAAACTTTATTACTGAAGATACGCCTCTAAATAGTCAACCTGAAGCTGCGGATAGAGCTAGATTATTTAGCTACATTGAGTCAGAACTAAAAGCAATTGAAGCAGATTTATTAGATCCTCAAACTAATGAATATGGTAGAGTTGATAAAGGTGCTTTATGGATGCTTTTAGCTAAAATTTACTTAAATGCAGAAGTATACATCAATGAAGATAAGTATGCAGACTGCTTAATGTACTGTGATAAAATTATTGGAGAAGGATATTCATTAGCTACCGACTATCTACATAATTTTATGGCTGATAATGATATGAACAGCGCTAGAAATGAAATTATATTTCCTGTAATTTCAGATGGTGTAGTAACTCAAAACTTTGGTCCTACTACTGTAATGGTGAATGGTGAAGTTGGAAGTATGGAGAAAAACGGAGCTTCTTTAGGCGTTGGAGACGGCGGCTGGGGCGGTGCATTAAGAATTAGAGAACAATTCGCACGCTTATTTGAAGACAGTAGTTTTACAAATGATACAAGAAACACTATTATTTCTGCAGATAGAGATATTGAAATTGGCGATATTTCTGATAGAGATTCTGGGTATATCATAACAAAATACTCAAACAAAACTTCTACTGGACAAAACGGACAAGATCAAACTTTTGTAGATACTGATTTTCCTTTATTCAGATTAGCTGATGTGTATTTAATGTATGCTGAAGCACACCTAAGAGGTGGCGGCGGTACTATTGATAATGCTGTTAACTATGTTAACTTACTTAGAACAAGAGCCAACAACCCACAAACACTTACAAGCGGTGATTTAACTTTAGACTTCATTTTAGATGAAAGAGCCAGAGAATTACACTGGGAAGCTAAAAGAAGACAAGACCTAATTCGATTTGGAAAATACACAGATGGAAACTTTAATTGGGCTTGGAAAGGAAATGTTAGCGGAGGAATTCCTATTTCTAAAAATTTAAAGGTATTCCCAATACCTTCAAATAGCTTAGCTGCTAACCCAAATTTAAAACAAAACACAGGATATTAA
- a CDS encoding SusE domain-containing protein yields MKKIVSLLSFILIFSFIGCQENDNLEFIVQPPQQNVEFTNAFLNEYVITQQTSGNIAERFVWNEVEFEGVATPVTYELQVSLTSDFASLESLGTTNQTNLPVTVGKFLSLAADAGLDNDPSTDDKPNTGNIYFRVIASVGTNGGPESISSIKELTITIPESTGSSSGVQVASWGIVGSGYNDWGNAGPDAPFYTTSEANVFVSYVSLVDGEIKFRENNDWANNFGDTGADGTLDAGGDNIVSTAGTYKVTLNLNDNTYTIEEFSWGIVGSGYNDWGNAGPDAAFHYDYTTDTFKVGVKLLDGEIKFRLNNDWGTNFGDTGADGTLDAGGDNIVSTAGFYNVTIDFNNNTYTIEAGDVWGIVGSGYNDWGNAGPDFSFTEVNPGIFVANNVTLLDGEIKFRINEDWGTNFGDTGADGTLDAGGDNIVSTAGNYRIVMDLSDSSNPTYTITSL; encoded by the coding sequence ATGAAAAAAATAGTATCATTATTATCTTTCATTTTAATTTTTAGCTTTATCGGCTGCCAAGAAAATGATAATTTAGAATTCATAGTACAACCTCCTCAACAAAATGTTGAGTTTACGAATGCTTTTTTAAACGAATATGTTATCACACAACAAACTTCAGGAAACATTGCTGAGCGTTTTGTTTGGAATGAAGTTGAATTTGAAGGTGTAGCTACACCAGTAACTTATGAATTACAAGTTTCTTTAACAAGTGATTTCGCAAGTTTAGAATCTTTAGGAACCACAAATCAAACGAACCTTCCTGTTACTGTTGGTAAATTTTTAAGCCTAGCAGCTGATGCAGGTTTAGACAATGACCCTAGTACTGATGACAAGCCGAACACTGGAAATATTTACTTTAGAGTAATTGCTTCTGTGGGAACTAATGGAGGTCCTGAAAGTATTTCTTCTATTAAAGAATTAACAATTACTATTCCTGAATCTACTGGAAGTAGTTCTGGAGTTCAAGTAGCTTCTTGGGGAATAGTTGGTTCTGGTTATAATGACTGGGGAAATGCAGGTCCTGATGCACCTTTCTATACTACTAGTGAAGCAAACGTATTTGTTTCTTATGTTTCTTTAGTAGATGGTGAAATCAAATTTAGAGAAAACAACGATTGGGCAAACAACTTTGGTGATACGGGAGCAGATGGTACTTTAGATGCTGGTGGAGATAATATCGTTTCTACTGCCGGTACTTATAAGGTAACCTTAAATCTTAATGATAATACTTACACAATCGAGGAATTCTCTTGGGGAATTGTAGGTTCTGGTTACAATGATTGGGGGAATGCTGGTCCAGATGCTGCATTCCACTATGATTACACAACTGATACATTTAAAGTAGGAGTTAAATTATTAGATGGAGAAATAAAATTCCGTCTAAACAATGACTGGGGTACTAACTTCGGAGATACCGGAGCTGATGGAACTTTAGATGCTGGTGGAGATAATATTGTATCTACTGCAGGTTTCTATAATGTAACTATCGATTTTAATAACAACACATATACAATTGAAGCAGGTGATGTATGGGGAATTGTAGGTTCTGGTTATAATGACTGGGGTAATGCAGGTCCTGATTTCAGTTTTACAGAAGTTAATCCTGGAATTTTTGTAGCAAACAATGTAACCTTATTAGATGGAGAAATTAAGTTTAGAATAAACGAAGATTGGGGTACTAACTTTGGAGATACAGGAGCAGACGGAACTTTAGATGCCGGAGGAGATAATATTGTTTCTACTGCTGGTAACTATAGAATTGTTATGGATCTTTCAGATTCATCGAACCCTACTTATACCATTACATCTTTGTAA
- a CDS encoding alpha-amylase family glycosyl hydrolase, whose protein sequence is MKKICSLLLYFISLTIFSQVTTSPGTPTINDEITITLNTTGTELENHTGDIYAHTGVTVDGTQWENTIGSWGNNATQPKFTKTADNTYTLTITTNVYSFYSVDNSKTISEINLVARSDDGSKQTRPDIHIQIFSADLNIQFTTPNNDDVFDSGAMVTITAEATKDADLELLVNSTSIETLTNTKTISKDYTFTTTGQQTIKAVATDGSTTKEQEIKLYIKTPTVSETRPTGVKNGVTVNNDGSVTFILLAPQKNDVFLIGDFNNWSLHQDYQLKKDGDYFWITLNGLDPNTEYAYQFFIDYSKKIVDPYAKKILDQSNDQYISASNYPDLKSFPEKASGIVATFKINEPSYTWQTTSFTKPAKEELVIYELLVRDFSTEDSYQAVIDKLDYLETLGINALQLMPVNEFEGNDSWGYNVSHFFALDKAYGTQNKFKELIDKCHEKGIAVILDVVFNHAYSQNPLIQMYDFNISNGTTSNNPFFNDDHNFQNGALRFGFDFNHESNYTQQYFKDVMSYWIEEYQIDGFRLDFTKGFTNTYYPTSGDQWGNNYNKERIDRLTDYANHVWNNHDNGFYMILEHLTSNDEEKELANAGMMLWGKMTEPYNQNTMGYSSNSDISWGYYKNRDFNSPHLVAYMESHDEERLMHKNLQYGNSNGSYNVKDLNTALERMKAAGAFYFTIPGPKMIWQFGELGYDISIDENGRTGRKPVKWEYFDVPQRKSIYDSWSKLITLKKGENIFNSTNVTLNTGNSELKSIQITLNSATGDEIKYVTIIGNFGVTEQAIDPKFQETGNWYELLNGNKKITVTNVNEQITLAPGEFKLYANNPTSLFPITDNDNDGVLNEDDLCPDTPEGTVVDVNGCEVFTLPNTNFTLNVLSETCRNSNNGSISITAQENLNYVAKLTGNSMSLTANFNTNHSFDNLPAGAYEVCITVDGKSGYEICFNGTVTEPEDLSVLSRIENNSKSIILNMYGSKNYTINLNGIIYTTHNNEIELPIIDGSNTIKIVGDKLCQGTFEKEFYFGDEISAYPNPANNFFNVYLGNHKLNSTILLYALNGKLVYKNSSNKLTEQIDISKISNGVYILQVVNNKESKTIKIVKK, encoded by the coding sequence ATGAAAAAAATATGCTCCTTACTTCTATATTTTATTAGTTTAACCATATTTTCTCAAGTAACAACTTCTCCTGGTACACCTACCATTAACGATGAAATTACTATTACCTTAAACACAACAGGAACTGAATTAGAAAATCATACCGGCGATATTTATGCGCATACTGGTGTAACTGTTGATGGTACACAATGGGAAAACACCATTGGAAGCTGGGGAAACAATGCCACGCAACCAAAGTTTACTAAAACTGCCGATAATACCTACACGCTAACCATTACTACAAACGTATACTCATTTTATAGTGTTGATAATTCAAAAACTATCAGCGAGATAAATTTAGTAGCCCGTTCTGACGATGGTTCTAAACAAACTAGGCCAGATATTCATATCCAAATTTTTTCGGCAGATTTAAATATTCAATTTACTACACCGAATAACGATGATGTATTTGATAGTGGCGCCATGGTAACCATAACTGCTGAAGCTACCAAAGATGCTGATTTAGAATTACTCGTTAATAGTACATCTATTGAAACACTTACCAATACAAAAACCATTAGTAAAGATTATACCTTTACTACAACCGGACAACAAACCATCAAAGCTGTTGCTACTGATGGATCTACTACTAAAGAACAAGAAATTAAGCTATATATAAAAACTCCTACAGTTTCTGAAACTAGACCTACTGGGGTTAAAAATGGTGTAACTGTAAACAATGATGGTTCTGTTACTTTCATTTTACTCGCTCCTCAGAAAAACGATGTTTTTTTAATAGGAGATTTTAACAATTGGTCTTTACACCAAGATTACCAACTTAAGAAAGATGGTGATTATTTCTGGATTACCTTAAACGGTTTAGATCCAAATACTGAATACGCATATCAGTTCTTTATCGATTATAGTAAAAAAATTGTCGATCCATATGCTAAGAAAATATTAGACCAATCTAACGATCAATATATATCCGCTAGCAACTATCCCGATTTAAAAAGCTTCCCTGAAAAAGCTTCAGGAATTGTTGCTACCTTTAAAATAAACGAACCTTCTTATACTTGGCAAACCACTTCTTTTACAAAACCAGCCAAAGAAGAGTTGGTTATTTATGAATTACTTGTTAGAGATTTTTCTACTGAAGACAGTTATCAAGCCGTTATTGATAAATTAGATTATTTAGAAACCTTAGGAATTAATGCATTACAACTAATGCCTGTAAATGAGTTTGAAGGAAATGATAGTTGGGGATATAATGTATCTCACTTCTTTGCATTAGATAAAGCTTATGGGACACAAAACAAATTCAAAGAACTTATTGATAAGTGTCATGAAAAAGGCATTGCTGTAATTTTAGATGTAGTTTTTAATCATGCATACAGTCAGAATCCATTAATTCAAATGTATGACTTCAATATTTCTAATGGAACTACTTCAAACAATCCATTTTTTAATGATGATCACAATTTTCAAAATGGAGCTTTACGTTTCGGTTTTGATTTTAACCACGAATCTAACTATACCCAACAATACTTCAAAGATGTAATGTCTTACTGGATAGAGGAATATCAAATAGATGGATTTCGTTTGGATTTTACAAAAGGATTTACCAACACCTACTACCCTACTTCTGGAGATCAATGGGGAAATAATTATAATAAAGAACGTATTGATCGTTTGACCGATTATGCAAATCATGTTTGGAATAATCACGATAATGGTTTTTATATGATTCTAGAACACCTAACCAGTAACGATGAAGAAAAGGAATTGGCTAATGCAGGAATGATGCTTTGGGGAAAAATGACTGAACCATATAACCAAAACACAATGGGATATAGCAGTAACTCTGATATCTCATGGGGATATTACAAAAACAGAGACTTTAATTCTCCTCATTTAGTGGCCTATATGGAAAGTCATGATGAAGAACGTTTAATGCATAAAAATCTTCAATATGGAAACTCAAATGGTAGCTATAACGTAAAAGATTTAAATACTGCTTTAGAAAGAATGAAAGCAGCAGGAGCCTTCTATTTTACTATTCCTGGACCAAAAATGATTTGGCAATTTGGTGAATTAGGCTATGATATTAGTATTGATGAAAATGGCAGAACTGGACGTAAACCTGTTAAATGGGAATATTTCGATGTTCCTCAACGAAAAAGCATTTACGATAGCTGGAGTAAGTTAATTACCCTTAAAAAAGGAGAGAATATTTTTAACTCTACCAATGTAACCCTAAATACAGGTAATTCAGAGTTAAAAAGTATTCAAATCACCTTAAATTCAGCTACTGGAGATGAAATTAAGTATGTAACTATTATTGGTAATTTCGGTGTTACTGAGCAAGCTATAGATCCAAAATTTCAAGAAACTGGAAATTGGTACGAGCTTCTAAATGGTAATAAAAAAATAACCGTTACTAATGTAAATGAACAAATAACATTAGCTCCCGGGGAGTTTAAATTATATGCAAACAATCCAACCAGTTTATTTCCTATAACAGATAATGATAACGACGGAGTATTGAATGAAGATGATTTATGTCCAGATACACCTGAAGGTACCGTAGTAGATGTTAACGGATGTGAAGTATTTACTTTACCGAATACCAATTTCACCTTAAACGTTCTAAGTGAAACCTGCAGAAACAGTAACAATGGTAGTATCTCTATTACAGCTCAAGAAAACTTAAACTATGTAGCTAAACTTACTGGGAATTCAATGTCTTTAACTGCGAATTTCAACACAAACCATAGTTTTGACAATCTTCCTGCTGGAGCATATGAAGTGTGCATTACTGTTGATGGAAAATCAGGATATGAAATTTGCTTTAATGGTACTGTTACCGAACCAGAAGATTTAAGCGTTTTATCGAGAATTGAAAATAATAGTAAGTCTATCATTTTAAATATGTATGGTAGTAAAAACTATACAATTAATTTAAACGGAATAATATATACTACCCATAACAATGAAATAGAACTACCGATTATTGATGGTTCAAATACAATTAAAATTGTGGGTGATAAGTTATGTCAAGGAACCTTTGAAAAGGAATTCTATTTTGGTGATGAAATAAGTGCTTATCCAAATCCAGCCAACAATTTTTTCAATGTTTATTTAGGAAATCATAAACTTAATTCTACCATTCTATTATATGCTTTAAATGGAAAATTAGTTTATAAAAACTCTTCAAATAAACTTACAGAACAAATTGATATTTCAAAAATATCTAACGGCGTATATATTTTACAAGTCGTAAACAATAAAGAAAGTAAAACAATTAAAATAGTTAAGAAATAA